tttgtttctttattcttttattcacttaatatattatattattaatataaatataatataatattatttacttattatttaagtaaatactAATAATTATCAATATATGTCTTATACATACTCCACATGTATTTCACTATTACCATACACTTCGCACTCatggtttaattactaatttagtcatttgacttttctttattctacaattaaatttttacactatattcaatctagtcaTTTCACTAAATTAGACTTAGTTCAAACTAATTCACTTAgccaaaatctaattaactacactactgacttcgtaaatatttattaaaaatatttacgaattcatttTGCGGAAATTATGACCCAAATATTCAAATTTTCGATACCCataaattttgggttgttacaacttatTTAGTCAAgcatattttatttgatataaatatctatactattatttaattcaCTGACTGAGTTAGTGACATGAGTCAACGGGACACTAACTCGTTTAGAAAAATTACGGAAATGTCATTctgtatttaaaataatttatattatttgaggctactttagttaattttttattataacgaaaaccaataaaattttatatgcatatagtGGAATTTAAACCCACGTCAATTGAATTGATAAAACCTCAAATTCACTactcagtcaaagattcattttGATgtgttttatacattttttttgttttaatatacataatttattatctcagtcagttgtatatctatactaATATACTATTATTAAAGTCCTTGACTGAATTGGTATAACGAGTCAACCGTGCACCAACTTATTAGAGAAATTACGAAAAtgtcattttatatttaaaataagttatattatttgatggcacttaatttttttattttaacaaccaccaatgaaaataaaaatgtttattatGTTTGGGTTATAACTTATAATgataaagttaaatatttattatgtttgggttcaaaaattattttgattaaatttatgttgatttattatataaaaaacaaaaataattccataaaaatataactttacaCATGGGATAGTATTTTAATagtttcataattaaattagtgtCTAATTAATTTATAACACCAACTTAACAAAACACttagataaataaatattaggttaaattcaataataataatttattatattcaatatttgtacctaatataataatgttaaaCAAAGACTCGTTAATAAAGTGGTAATGAAAATATGGAAGGCGTGTCATAGAATGGCGTACCTTAATCATTGATGTGTCATGGTGGGCCATTGGATGAAGTGGCCACGGCGGCATTCATATATTCATGGGCAAAAAATGGCAAACACGGCGGCGACACGGACGATAGAGATGCGCAGCTGATTACGTCCACCAAAATGTTTATTGATCTTCCCAAGAAGAACGGTTCAAGATTTCTCGTTTATCATTATCAGCCATGAATGAAACAAAGCCCTCAAATTCTGCCTTGTATGTATATACgaaaattgtaaaattcattTCAAACAGTTGTTTACTTTTTTATATTCAACGCGTAGTAATAATAGTATATAAGATCTTAAAAGAAGAAATTAAGAAACCCCACGGTGGGGATTCCTTTCCTTCGTTGCCTTTGCCTTGCCTTtcccttcactttttcttttgttcCTTGTCATTTCAACTTTAAGAAGAAATTAGTTATTAGATTTGGGTTTCATTTCTTGTTTAATTCTCTCTGAAACTCTCAGGTCAggtaattttctttttccttttagagaattgaaaaaaaaagaaaaaaaaagaagatatcaGATATGGCAGAAGAACATAGATGTCAAGCACCACCACAATGTGCAAACAATTGTGGATTCTTCGGAAACCCAGCAACCCAAAATCTTTGTTCTCAATGTTACCGCCATCTCCAGCACCTTAAAGAACAAGGATCTTCCTCTGCTGCCAAACAGGCTTTTAATCAAGCCCCcctcccttccttttcttcttcatcatcGTCGTTTTCGGTTTCCTTGGCGGTGAAGCATGAACCGTTGGCGGAAACCAAGGAAGAGGTGGTCCAAGCGGAGGTTCAGGTCCACGTTCAAGTTCGACCTAACAGATGCATGACTTGCAGGAAGCGCGTGGGGCTGACGGGGTTCAAGTGCAGGTGTGGGATGGTGTTTTGTGGCACCCATAGGTACCCTGAAAATCATGGTTGTAGTTTCGATTTCAAAGGGATGGGAAAACAACAGATTGCCAAATCGAATCCGGTTGTCAAAGGCGAGAAGCTTCAGAAAATCTAAAGGAAAAAGGGGATTGTTTGTGATTGTGTTATGGATGGTCTCGCCGGCCGTTGATGCTTGTAATATGACATACATTCAAATGGTATTTTAAACTTAATGCGGGTGCTGATTTCCAATTGATTTGTTGGTTGCTTTTGCAAGGAATTATTCCAATAACGAAAGAAAACTGCTCCCTAATAATTCATACTACATTCTTAATCATTGCTGTTCcaagttcttttatttattcaagttGATTTTAAAGGATTAGTACATTATTTGATATCTGGGTtatgtttttatgattttgatttatttttatttttataaaattatgaaacttttttttattttttcaagaaaatgttttctaataattttttatttctcataagaatttttttataaaatattatgaaaagtataaaaaaattattttttatttttatgaaacattataaaaatattttaatttttaatatatataattattttttatttataaaatttttataattttatttgttagaagttttatatttttcaaatggTAACATCATTATGGCATCATCACCACTACGTGTTAAGTATTGAATTGCCCACGTGTCAAATATTCATCGGATAATATAAAAAAGTTAGCATTATTTGTTCTTGGGATCAACCTGTATATACAACGAAATAATAAAAGTGGAGAAGAACAAACACACATATTTTACTTGGAAACTATCAAAGAGGGAAAAATTATGGGCAAATGACGCTTCGACTTTTCACTaatgaataaacaaataatagTACAATATGGAATAAATAACCTAAATGTACAACTTGTACATTATTCAAACCCCAAATACAAAGTTCAAAATCCTAAAGAGCAAATCAGtaaacaaaaccctaaatctcATAGGGCACTCACAAAAGAGGTATAAAATAATTTCCATAATTACCACGAAATTCTCACCAGAACTCATATGCGACTACATCTTGTCGGCCTCAAAGAAAAAGCCTACGACTAAATCTTGATTGACTTAACCAAAATAGGGATACAATGACCACTTTAAATAGGCTAAtattagagttctaatcatactaaaatatccctgGAATAATTAGAGTCTAATTAGGAGAAAAAGTATCGCTTGAAGTCTAAAACGTGGCTGCCAAATAGGAGAACACGTCGTGATGTCGCAACGTCCCATTCGCCTCGTCACGACGTCGTCAATCATATTGTCCAGATGAGTTGGCTTCATCATCCCAACATTGGGCCTATTTTGGCCTTTCTTTGGTTGCTCGTCGGTTCTCACTTAAGGTGCCTGCAATGTGTCTGATAAATGTGAGGTATACcccacaaatctccacattgactcataTATATCACGCCTCCTTTTTCATGCCCCGTCACGAGCCAAACTCAAATTTTGCATAATGTCAACCAAGTTTATATCGTGCTCGAACTTTGAAACTGAAAGACTTCTAGTCCTCAAATTAAAGTTGTATAATGCAACAATGGCTAATAATACCCAAATGGGGGAGAAAACATTAACTCTTTCCACCTTGATTGTAACCCTCTGTGAACTATTCGAGTCCTTAAAACAAAAAAGGGATGAGATTCTTCTCTAAATCAGGCACATGCTTGGCATCTAACACGGCTCCACCTTTAACTTGATGATGTGTGGATAACAACGAATCAACACCCTTGTCCTTGGCCACATCAGCTACCTCCGTAATATCTAAAATTGCCATAAATTGAAATTTGTGGTCCGTCGAATTTCTCGATATCCAAAAACATTGTTGTGGCACTGAATAAGTCGATCTGTGAAAGctgaaccgtagctctgatactagtttgttggggatcgacctgTATAAACAACGAAATAGTAAAAGCGGTGAAGAATGaacaaaatattttacatagaaaACCTTCAGAtggaaaaaccacgggcaaagaagGCTTCGACTTTTCACTAATGAGTAAACAAACGACAATACAATATGGAGTAAATAACCTAAACATACAACTTGTACATTACCCAAAATCCCaaatacaaaaatcaaaattcTAAAGAGAAAATCGGtaaacaaaaccctaaatctcATAGGGCACTCACAAAAGGGTATAAAATACTTTATAATTACCACGAAGCtttcaccaaaactcatatgCGACTACATCTTGTTGCCCTTAAAGAAAAAGCCTACGGTTGCATCTTGATTGACTTAACCAAAACAGggatacaatgacccatttaaataggctaagattagagttctaatcatactaaaatatcctgGAATAATCAGAGTCTAACTAGGAGAAGAAATCCTGCTTGAAGTCTAAGACGCAGTTGCCAAATAGGAGAACATGTCGTGACATCGCAACGTCCCATTCGCCTTGTTACAATGTCGTCTATCGCATCATCTCGATGAACTGATGATGCTCTTCGTCCCGACGTTGGGCCTATTTTGGCTTTTCTTTGATTGCTTATCGATTCTCGTCTATGGTGCTTGCAACGTGTTTGATAAATGCAAGGCACACTCCATAGTTCCAACTACCATTTTGTGTTTTGGAAGCcaaatttaggtaccaatttgaagaaaaaaattagatATCACATTGAACATCTAAGCCAAACTCATGTACTAAATGgtatattaacatttttttatacaAAGCCTATTTCTACCTATAATCCATTCCCACCCTTAAATTGAAGGTAAAAAAATGTGCTTAAGCATGCTCGAATTTATGTCCTTTTGTTGTTGCAATAGCAAAgcaattattttaacaaaacggTGTATAAGCTAATAGGTCTCAATGGGTCATGTTTTTTAGGTTTGAAATCTTAGGAAATAAAACAAGAACAActcaattaatttcataaattgaaatttcttAATTAATGATAGCAAGACAATACCTCCCAATATCCATGTCTATAACGTGTTGTAGTTTTGATAAAGCAAGGCTGGGTACCCGTTATAACCCGAGGCTTTAATCGAATCCATATCCTTAACTGCTCGCATGACCTCTTCCATCTTAAACACTATTAATAAAGAGTCATTCAATTCATCATTAATGCATCACACAACTCCTGAGAGAACATGGGACGCATTACCTCTTCATTGGGAAGGAAATAACCCTAAAAAACAATCCATAGTAACAGTCTCCAATTGATCTTCACTCTCCATCCAACTCCCCTCCTCATCTTCCAACTCTCAAATCGTGTTCATTCTTCTTTGTTGAGAAGCGAAGTAATGGAAAAACCCAGTATTTCGATCTCCATTCTTCAACCAATTCCCCCTTGCTTATTTTTTCAAATATCGTTCCTCGCAACTTTCAACTATACAATTTCTTCTAAAGTAATGTCTTTTGGCTCACACGTATTCAACTCCTCCAAAAGCGTGCAAAAAATTGGCGACATCgactttcattattttttaagtgTAAACTCCATACCTGTAAACCTTGACCTGCAC
The Gossypium hirsutum isolate 1008001.06 chromosome A07, Gossypium_hirsutum_v2.1, whole genome shotgun sequence genome window above contains:
- the LOC107953274 gene encoding zinc finger A20 and AN1 domain-containing stress-associated protein 3, which produces MAEEHRCQAPPQCANNCGFFGNPATQNLCSQCYRHLQHLKEQGSSSAAKQAFNQAPLPSFSSSSSSFSVSLAVKHEPLAETKEEVVQAEVQVHVQVRPNRCMTCRKRVGLTGFKCRCGMVFCGTHRYPENHGCSFDFKGMGKQQIAKSNPVVKGEKLQKI